Proteins co-encoded in one Papaver somniferum cultivar HN1 chromosome 5, ASM357369v1, whole genome shotgun sequence genomic window:
- the LOC113279974 gene encoding uncharacterized acetyltransferase At3g50280-like — protein MAGQDQVHHISTSIVAPASYNCTATTTRLDLTTWDLQLLVAAYIQRGLLFTKPKLQDSETICNIISNLKTSLSQTLDHFYPLAGGLAVEEHVDDGTTSVYINCNSTGAEFIHAVAEHITVADILEPIYVPSVVESSFFSLNGVMNYDGLIKPLLSVQVTELNDGIFIGCSMNHAVCDGTSFWHFMNSWSEISRSSVGGKSSIRTISRPPILERCFLNNADCPIRLPFSIDDERFRESHVFATIRSEYEVRFYHFTRETVAMLKAKANAEIGPTNGRCISSLQALLAHFWVVVTRARNLDPNAETSYCILVGNRTRLVPPLPQEYFGNSVNFYVATTTVGELLEKGHGWGALLLNQGIMSRDDAAIRRSWDSWVQKPIFIDRAAIFQGTTLLTGGSPRFDMYGNDFGWGKPMAVRSGIANKSDGKISVISGLVEGSLCVEACLSPKTLMAIENDTEFVNTISSN, from the coding sequence ATGGCAGGCCAAGATCAGGTTCACCATATCTCAACCAGTATAGTCGCACCTGCAAGCTATAACTGTACTGCTACAACTACGAGGCTTGACTTAACTACATGGGATCTCCAACTTCTCGTAGCTGCATACATTCAACGAGGTCTTCTCTTTACTAAACCCAAATTACAAGATTCTGAAACAATTTGCAACATCATATCTAACCTTAAGACCTCTCTTTCACAAACACTGGATCACTTCTATCCGCTTGCTGGAGGCCTTGCTGTCGAAGAACATGTCGATGATGGAACCACATCTGTCTACATTAACTGTAACTCAACCGGGGCAGAGTTTATTCATGCAGTTGCTGAACACATAACTGTAGCTGACATACTAGAACCGATCTATGTTCCTAGTGTGGTGGAATCTTCATTCTTTTCCCTAAATGGTGTCATGAATTATGATGGTTTGATTAAACCATTGTTGTCAGTCCAAGTAACAGAACTGAATGATGGTATTTTTATTGGATGCAGCATGAATCATGCGGTGTGTGATGGAACATCGTTTTGGCATTTCATGAATTCATGGTCTGAGATCTCTAGATCTTCAGTTGGAGGTAAATCATCAATCCGTACCATCTCAAGGCCGCCTATTCTTGAGAGGTGTTTCCTTAATAATGCAGATTGCCCCATCCGCTTACCGTTTTCTATTGACGATGAACGTTTCCGAGAAAGCCATGTATTTGCAACTATTAGGTCTGAATATGAAGTGAGATTTTACCATTTCACACGAGAAACTGTAGCAATGCTCAAAGCAAAAGCCAATGCAGAGATCGGACCAACAAACGGCCGTTGCATCTCTTCTTTGCAAGCTTTGCTCGCGCACTTTTGGGTGGTAGTAACCCGTGCTAGGAATTTGGATCCAAATGCGGAGACTAGTTACTGTATATTGGTTGGGAATAGAACTAGATTGGTGCCGCCACTGCCTCAAGAATATTTTGGTAATTCGGTTAATTTCTATGTTGCGACAACCACGGTGGGTGAACTGCTGGAAAAAGGACATGGTTGGGGAGCATTGTTACTGAACCAAGGAATTATGTCCCGTGATGATGCAGCAATTCGGCGATCTTGGGATTCATGGGTGCAGAAGCCTATATTTATAGATAGAGCTGCAATATTCCAAGGTACTACATTGCTTACTGGGGGGTCTCCAAGGTTCGACATGTATGGTAACGATTTTGGTTGGGGGAAACCCATGGCAGTGCGAAGTGGGATCGCTAACAAGTCCGACGGAAAGATTTCTGTGATTTCTGGATTGGTCGAAGGGAGTTTATGTGTAGAAGCGTGTCTTTCTCCTAAGACATTGATGGCTATAGAGAATGACACGGAGTTCGTCAATACTATCTCCAGCAACTGA